TATATAATTGGTATTGACAGATTGATGTAATATAAATGATCTGGGTACGAtatacattgatatatatataggaGATTAGAGAGCATTCCAAAATACATAAATAAGGAATACACACAAAGTATAACTATAAAATATTATAGAAATATATTTTACTAAATATAAACAGATCTTGGACTTGTTCTCCAAGATACCTGATCATGGTCATGATCACATGATTACGCTTGTCTGTCTTCATATACTCTAACAGGTATGTGATAAATCCACCAAAGATTTTGATAGATCCGCTATATATGTGCTTCTTTAGCTTGTACATTACTAGCTTTGAATGCACAAGTTTGGTGGATTCATCAAATTGTTTGGCGGAAATATCACCACCCTTATCATGACAACATTTTTGCTCATCTAGGCATTTCATGGGACAAAACCTTGATTCCTTGAATCTCAAGGAACTACTGCATTTGGAGCACCAAATTGATTCGGCTCTTAGACGCCTTAGGTTAAAAAAGGTACAACACTTGACCCTACAAATTAACCTTCCTGTTGAGTTTAAGCAACTATTTTGATCAATCATGTTTGTTAAGCCGAATCTCTCTATATATGCACAGAACAACTTAATGCTTGAATCCATTTCTGAGCTCCAAAAGAAGGTACGCTTAAATTCCAGAATGTTCCAAAGTTGTTTTTGTTGTGACACGATACTTCTGATCCGGAAAATACATAATGATAAATGATTTGTTTTTATTCGAACAAAATTGTATCCACAGGACAAGGCTTTTCGGAATCAAAATAGTTTGCTATTGAAGGAGGTAGCATAACTTCAATTCTCCCTATATTATTCATTATACAGTTTCACATAATCTTTTAGTAACACGAAACGGATTTCAGAATAATACTGATCTagatttgttttaaaaaaaaagcagATCGTAGAAATGGAGAACGAACTAGCCCAACCGCCTACTGTGGAGCACCAAACGCATGGAAACATGCCCTCACTTCAATTAGGCACCTTGAACCTCAGGCAAGTTCTTTCCTCCCTCAATATCTTCTTGACCCGTTTGACCTTTCGTGATTAAATGTATCCGAAAGTAACCAATTTTAGCTTACAGGTGTAAAATTGTGACCACGAATATTTACAACAATAGCTAGTAACAACAAATTATTGCGATCAGAAACTCTTGTGTGGTGATTGACTTTATAGCAATGCACATGCCCTTGTATGAATATGGGTCAGAATGGGTTGGGTAACACTGTGTAAGCTATAGTTTAAAACAAAGATTTTTTATCACGATGTACTAAATCTTTGAGCTTTTCTgaaaaagaaaatctttgaaaaatAAATGAATAATATAGTATGAACTCTGCTACTAGCTGAAATACAGAGTGTTTGGCCCATATGAGAGAAAACAAAGGCCAAATTAACCCATttataagtaaatgggtcaaaGTTGCTACCTTTGCATTTATCAAACAGGATATGATAAAACCCGTATTCAATGCAGTGACACGTACCATCCAACAAGtgatggagaggcagaagcaacaCAGAGACAAGGTCAAACATTGCCGCACTGGATGCTTCCATACATGAGCCAGTAAAAGATATTActctatttctatatatatatatatatatatatatatatatatatatatatatatatatatatatatatatatatatatatatatatatattacataggcCATGTTTTGGAATCTAATGCCTACATGATTTCAGTCAATATTAACATGAGGAACACGTTAAGCTAATGTGTTTCAAGAAGTTTGTTGAAAAATGCTTGTGTAAAGCAGGATGTCATTGTTAAATCACATCTTGCATCTGTTAAGGTGTAAATAATGTAGTAATGAATGTACCGTAATTATGTTCATGTATAGTTTCACTTGATCGATTTTCTTTATGTGACAATTAGTCAAGGTGGGAGAACCCAGAACTCGATTGAAAACTTTTGGGGAGTTCTCGGCAACTCGAAGAGAACTTGGGGAGAACTCGGATGTTAGACTTACATTGACTTTTtagttatttaatataaatatatatgttctaATATAAATTCTGATAGACTTTGACCAATTTGCCGAGTTTTTGACCGAATTTTCGAGTTTTGACCGAGTTGCCGAGTTTTTGACCGAGTTTCCAAGTTAACCAAGAACCCCCAAGTTGGCGACCTACAACTCCCCAAGTTGGCCGGGAAACTAGGCTAGTTACTCGTTCGTTGACCGAGTTGGGCTCCAAGAACTCGGCTGGTGATCTAAACCGAGAACTCCCCGAAAACTCAGCCGAGTTTTACAACACTGCAATTAGTAACTTGGCGTTGAAATTTGATACACTTCTTGACCTTTTCTTACTTCAATAATACATAAACGCACCTTAAGCAGTAAGTCGTCACAAATGTGGTATAGCAATAAGAACGCATAAATGACAATTGACAGATAAGAATCATAATCTGATACACAGCAACCAGTACTAATACACATATACTCATATATGATTCCTAACCGCAAACCAAACATAACTATCATTCAGAATGCCAAATCGCAATCTCCGAAAACCCATCTTCAGTAGCACAAGCTCTAAACATACCTGTCGCATTAAAAGGCATAGCAACTTCACCAGTAGGAGACACAGCAACCAAACCAGTGGTTCCTTTTGGTGCAACCTCATGAACAATATATGCTGCTGCTTCTTTCAGACTTAGCCCTTTGTATTCCATAACTGCAGCCACATCTCTAGCCACAGTCTCACGTATAATGGCTTCACCTCTGCCAGTTGCAGAAACGGCACAAAACTTATTAGCATAAGTGCCTGCACCAATAACCGGTGTGTCTCCAATTCttccaaccattgtgttgactagACCACCGGTGGACGTTGCAGCGGCTAGGTTCCCTAGATTGTCTACAGCCACACACCCAACGGTTCCAAGTTTGCTAAGTCCATCCGGAAGTGGTGGCTCCTTTTGATCTTCGGTTTTAATGGGTTGTGTATAATCTTGCTACAAGTTAAATAAGAGATGCATTATGCGCAATACGTGTAGAATATAATAGTTAGTGGTGAAATTTCGCCCCGTATACTTATGAATGGTAAAACGGTCATACCTGAACTCGGTTTGCTTCTTTGGCTTGCTTTAGTCTTTCAATGTTTTCAGGAGTTATAAAATGACTCTTATCCATAGTTTCAAGCCCCTGAACGATGTAATTACAACCTTATTTACATCAGGAATGCATTAGCATATGACAATAGATGTACTAAATTGTAAGAAACATCAATATCGTTAGGGGTGAGCATATCGTGGGAAAAAACAAGGAACCAAACCAATCCCGAACCGAACCGAGCTATTTCAGTCCGGTCCTCGGTCCACATTTTGCCAGATTTTCAGTCTTCCGTTTGGACCGGACCGAACCGAAATGACACCAAAAAAACCTAACTAAAATATATGGTCAGGTCCTCTCCTCGGTCTGACTTTGTGCTACAAATTGGGACTCGGGGCATGGTAACATATATTTTATCGTAACATCTCCTAGTCCGAAGAGATTGAAGTTCAAACCATTCATCTGCCCAATTATCATCACCACACACTTTAACGCATTGATTAGGATCACATATGTTCCTCCGTATCTATAGTCATTCAATTTGCCTAAATTTATCAAGTTATGCGTTTTTAAAGTTGATGCACATGTCAGTTACCTGTTCTCTTGCAAAAGCCTCAGCACCGTCAAACGCAAGATAAATATGAGGAGTTTTTTCCATAATCTGTCTGGCCAAAGAGATGGGATTGACAACTGTCGTGACACCAGAAACCGCACCGCATCTCTTTGTGTTCCCGTCCATGATACACGCTTCCATTTCAACAGTCCCATTGGTGGTTAGAACAGATCCTTTACCAGCATTGAAATACGGACAATTTTCAAGTTCACGCACCTACTTACACATAGTTAACAGTTAATACAATCGAAAAATGAACAAAAGGCCATCAACAGAAGTGAACTATACTAAAACCATTGATTCACATTTTTTTTCGAAAATCATTTGTGTTTGATCatgatctcatatatatatatatcaacatgtaCAAAATTTGGAATCAAAATTGAAATATGCTACTGTTAGACTGTAAGTTATCTCTTAATTCGTTCCAAAATATACCATAATTTTCATGCTAATTTCAGTTCATAATACTCATATTCTCAAATTGCAATCACTATCATTTTAAGTAAAACCTTTTTTATTATACCGATAGAAATAGATCAAAACAGAGAGGATACACAAAATGAACACTCAACAAGCTCAAAATTAAAtaatcaaaaatcaaaatgaaaatgataattttcaggTGTATGTTTGTCACAATCATTACAACAAATGCAATTATCATTGTTATCATGAGTAATAAACTAAACATTCaaaattataatttaataattaggATCGGTCTAACTGTCAAGCTAACTACACTCATGGTAATATGATAACAGTATAAATCGAAGATATAAGTAATCAATTATGCAATTAACAGTAGTAACTGGTATTAATGAATGTGTTACAATTTAGAATGAAGATGAAAATACCACAAGTTCAACGACATCTAAAGGAGAGAATTTAGCATTAAGTTTGGAGACACCGATCTCAATTATACGCCGGAGGGCTGCTTCACGAGGCTGACGTCGTTCCACCGGTATATTTAACGGAATATCTCCGGCTCCGCCGTGCAAAGCTATCGCCCATCCCATGTTATGTTATTTTTCCTTCTTTTAAGTTTGTTACCTTTTTATAGTGCTAGTATTTTCTAAACTATATCAATCAAATGGAGTATTAATTTCAGTGCCAATAAttcattatatttttattatatcttTTGAAAAAATAGAAATAATTGTGCCGTAGCTAACAGCGTCActcaaaattttattttttttttctcacgGCGTCGCTTCATTATCACATTTTAAGATACCAAGTCCCTCCTGCATTACATGTGAGGATAAAATCGTCTTTTTAGTCTCCATATCTAATTCCTTTTCccttttaattattttttatttcCATATCTTTTTTATTTAATGATTAACGATGACTAGATCTTGAACATCTCATATTGCATTTTAAGGATTGTAAGAAACCTGCAATCACATTTCATCAATACCACCAAATAGGGTTTTGTTTCCAGATCTATATTCTATCTCGTATATATGAAAACTAAAACTCATCACTTCTTCCTACAAATAAGACAAATGGAATAAGAAATAGCTCTGCTTATCATCGATTATATCTCTCTCATCAATTATATCTCTCCATCATCATCATCCGCAAGTTAGATTCATAGATCAACAAAAACAGATCATAGTTCGTCCAGATTCAAGTTCGTTGATCAACTTCATCCCTTTAACCGCAAAGCTTAAACCGATTTAGAAGTTTATCATTTCGAGGTTATAAATTCAAACGTCGTATGTGCACAGAACAATTCGTAATAATTTTGCAGAAACTAAAATTACAAAGTTATTTACAATCATTATGTGAATGTTTCTGCAAAACTTCAGATCATATCATCATGATTTGAGATCGAATTTGAAGGTCAAACTTCGGAGTTAAAAGTCAACCACGCGTTCATGAATCCAATTCGAGAAATCCTTGATTTTTATTGTTTATGCAATGATTGACGAATGTTATGTGAAGAATTTACAATATGTTTTGTAAAGGATTCATCATCAAAAACAGATTCAATCGAGATTTAAATGTTGAAGTTCATATGAAGAAGGTGTTGGCGTTTGCTACTTTGTGGCTGTTCGACGATTTCGCAAAAACCAACGTACCCAATTTCTGGCCGGAATGAACATTTTTTGGTAAAATAGAAACTGCCGGTGGTTGTTCAGATCTGTGATTTTTTTTAACAAATGGGTTGGTTTAATCTTTTTATTTACAAATAAAATTAACTTGATAGATGTTTGATATTGTCAGTTTAGTTATGAAATTAGCTTTTGTTTCAATtttgtttattaatattaattattaattaaattggCTTTATTAAATATGTTTGCTTcactttttattaattattaattaaataaaaagtcAATTAAAGTAAGTGGTAAGATTTTAAACCCTAAGAAAAGTTTTAAACAAAAGGAGGTTTTCAAGAATTTTCTAGAGGGCATGTTTGATAGTAACGAACGCGTGACTAAACCAAAGTCATGAGTCTAGTCACATTCTAACCcgctgcatctaaaaagataaaagaaattaaaaaaataaaaaagtggTTGCTGAACATTGTCTCTGGATAGAAGTTATGCATCTTATTGTTTGTGTTGCATTGAGTAGATCATAAAATAATGTTAGTTTACAAAGTCCATGAAGTTTGTGCAATTTGAAAGTGGTTGGTGGATCCTACAGAAAATGTTATAATTTTAGTCAAAGCAACAAGTCAAAGTTTGTGATTTGGAGATTTTGGATGATTCTCATGGGTTGAAATATATGTGGATGAGTGGAATTGCGTTATGTGAATAAAAGCTTAACGGGTTTTGGAGTCTAATTGGGCCGAATTCTATATGGGCAATTTGGATAGTACGGAATGATGTTGTATTCAATGGGACTTGCACATGTTGGGCCGTCTTAGCTACGTGCATAATGGCCAAAGTGGTTCTTGCATTGAAATGGAGTGCAGTGCAGATCAAGTCTAAAGacttcaaattttcaagttcatttAGACCCCTAATAAGCATATTGTGATGATGTTTGATATTGGAAATTGTTTTAGTGATAGTTAGCTtcttttttagttaattttaaagcTTATGGATTGATTGGGTGGATGCAAAGTATGTAAATCCATGCCAATTCTGTTCTTGCATTGAAGGAAGAAACCCATTGAGAAGAAAGAAACTCATTGAGACTGAATACAGATGTAAAGTAGCTAAAAGAGAGGGAAatagacgattttaccctcacatgtaatgcacatgtcaagggttaacggATTTTTAACGAAATTTAGACGGAGGGACTCGGTGTGCTTAAATGAGATAATGGAAGGATGCTGTTAGCCAAAAATaaaaacttgagggacgctgttagctttttggaATATAATGGAGGGACTAACGGCACAATTAtttcgaaaaaatatatataattctttttATCGTCGTGACGTACTAAACCAATTTGCAAGTGCCTTAGTTTCtttacacttttttttttttggtttataatttaaatttaaaattagtATAATTTTTAGGTAACTTCGATTTTACTGTTAAATTTAATAACTTCGTCCCAAATCTATAATAAATTCATCATAACTTTTTTCGAGTCAAATTGTTGACTTTCTAGTCAAAAAAATTGAATGTTGTGAAGAAAGCTCCAAATGAATGGAGTTTTTAATGAAAAGATGGAAggttttgttgggatttaacatgttCATAATACTTAAACCCATTTTAAGAAATAAACTTTACGGAAGCGTGTAAAACCGATTTTATacatgttatactttaaccaattaaagttaaatcccaagtaggattaagttgtgaaatatacttacaaactaaagagagtaaagagattatacctcctcaagcttgttgagggtgGATTTGAATGAacaagatgatgatgaaaattatGGAATAACTACTTCTAATTTGAAGCCTCAAAAGAGTAATACCTCAAGCTTTTAACCCCAACAcccttgcttttggttaggatttattttacacttgaaatgagcttctAAATAAACTCAAGAACtctcttttttttttcaaaaatttcGGCCAGCATATAGAAGAAAAGAAGAGAGTTTTTAACTTGATATTTGTTATTGCATGTATGTGTATTGGTTCCTTCTCGTGGCTAGATCATATGCACATGAAAAGAGAAGTACTTCCACCATTGACCAATCAAAATGCATGCAAAAGAACCATTTCCAATGCCACTTGCAACTCTTTGttataaatttaaatttttataaaagtaaatttttataaataaatttataataCTTGCACATTATTTTTATGtatacattattttataaaaccaatttataaaatgtaacataaaataattatttatttaacctataaataattaaattctttttatataaattattccataatttatgtatatatacatatcaagtaatattattttagaaaccgttttctaaaattcaagtgttacatatttaatcaacgatccaatcgcaaagatcaaatatgaataaggtgtcggtaagcttgttattgggtatgacccgacttggatcaaaacatattagccacatcaatttaatatgtctctctggcatacaaaataccttcaatctcccacttgtacgagaaacataagaaattgatgcaagtgatggataccacctaacgaccgttcatcacccccaatatgttatgactttgtgtcattcaataacatcatccctttcgagatcccaactcgaacatgaataggtgaatcttccATTACATCATTTTGtcttagatgtcatgttaaattcaagagatacagagtgatcactctcttctagacttaactttatcaggccttagacatctgactctcaacgaataagagggacaaattccatcttgactacatacgtcctaaatacatactttgtattatacctgagctcttccttatgaactaccatatttcagaatagcaaaggaaagaatcaaggcacaatacttggtaaatatccgaacccaatatgtatctcaggtcagaggatacaatgatattcgcctttactcaagattacatgtgatcaaccacaaaggctccgttcagtaaatcttgagagcgggtcttccaatatttgtatcccacaaatatctatgaaccttggctgcaaccttgctccacattcagcctatgaatgtataccaatccaagttcataatagtctagacctcacacttgttccctgataatgctaaaaatgaacatatatttcatagcattatccctcaagaaagacaagcttttagttacaattgtcctatttacaagtgatattcatttaaataataaaaggtgaagacaaaaggcagattcgacgaattgaagacgcaaacgaccaaaaagctaaaaagtacaaagtacaatcaaagaagttcaaattattgatgagaaacgtctaaaaattacaagagtacgagccgcaaaacgcaaagtacaagatatctacgcgtacgaaaggacgttcgaaaatccggaaccgggacataaaccgggcgtaaatgcgcgtcgcaacggacctaaaattacaagtcaactatgcacaagaataaaatataatatataaataattatataaattatttatatattatatatatataataaatatgtcgacaaagctaggatccaaaatttggtgagctggaatccgaagctccgcactcgcggagctgtaaagggtaaaaactccgcactcgcggagctgcacagtaaaatgtgggcctataaaaggcaacgaattctgcacaacgaaaacacatctttctaatctatctctcactctctacgtaatatatatatatatatatatatatatatatatatatatatatatatatatatatatatatatatatatatatatatatatatatatatatatatatatatatatatatatatatatatatatatatatataatttataattttaattttaatttaataataataagggtatgttagcgaatgttgtaagggtgtaagtcgaaattctgtccgtgtaacgctacactattattaatcattgtaagttatgttcaacctttttaaattaatgtctcgtagctaagttattattatgcttatttaatgccgaagtaatcgtgatgttgggctaaatattaaaattgggtaattgggctctttggaccataattggggtttggataaaagaacgacacttgtggaaattagactatgagctattaatgggttttatattaacttaacgatacatcgttaatttaatataaaggttataatttgacgtatctataaataaccacatgcgCTTAATCaggtatggtgggcgggatatctataaataccaataattgttcattttaccggacacagaactggattaatagttaatggactagttgaaataagggtggattacattcaagggtaattggtgtaattgttaacaaagaaataaaaccttggattacacgcagtcgataacctggtgtattcattaaacaaagtattaagaccttgttacaattcgaatcactaattagttggaatatttgacttcgggtataaggataatttgacgaagactctcgcactttatatttatgactgatggactattatggacaaaaccgtatggacatattgaataatccaggacaaagggcaattaacccatgataataaactaaaatcaacacgtcaaacatcatgattacggaagtttaaataagcataattcctttatttcatatttaattgcacttttaattatcgcactttaatttattgtcattttaattatcgcacttttatttatcgcactttaattattgtcatttact
This window of the Rutidosis leptorrhynchoides isolate AG116_Rl617_1_P2 chromosome 7, CSIRO_AGI_Rlap_v1, whole genome shotgun sequence genome carries:
- the LOC139857978 gene encoding isoaspartyl peptidase/L-asparaginase 1; protein product: MGWAIALHGGAGDIPLNIPVERRQPREAALRRIIEIGVSKLNAKFSPLDVVELVVRELENCPYFNAGKGSVLTTNGTVEMEACIMDGNTKRCGAVSGVTTVVNPISLARQIMEKTPHIYLAFDGAEAFAREQGLETMDKSHFITPENIERLKQAKEANRVQQDYTQPIKTEDQKEPPLPDGLSKLGTVGCVAVDNLGNLAAATSTGGLVNTMVGRIGDTPVIGAGTYANKFCAVSATGRGEAIIRETVARDVAAVMEYKGLSLKEAAAYIVHEVAPKGTTGLVAVSPTGEVAMPFNATGMFRACATEDGFSEIAIWHSE
- the LOC139859099 gene encoding agamous-like MADS-box protein AP1; the protein is MGRGKVTLKRIENKINRQVTFSKRRSGLLKKAHEISVLCDADVALIVFSTRGKLCEYATNASMGRILERYERHSYTESQRNGIDSQSHKENWTVEHAKLKARIEHLQKNERHFMGQNLDSLNLKELLHLEHQIDSALRRLRLKKNNLMLESISELQKKDKAFRNQNSLLLKEIVEMENELAQPPTVEHQTHGNMPSLQLGTLNLSDTYHPTSDGEAEATQRQGQTLPHWMLPYMSHQGGRTQNSIENFWGVLGNSKRTWGELGC